In Salmonella enterica subsp. enterica serovar Typhimurium str. LT2, a single window of DNA contains:
- the pitA gene encoding low-affinity phosphate transporter (PiT family; similar to E. coli low-affinity phosphate transport (AAC76518.1); Blastp hit to AAC76518.1 (499 aa), 92% identity in aa 1 - 499), translating to MLHLFAGLDLHTGLLLLLALAFVLFYEAINGFHDTANAVATVIYTRAMRSQLAVVMAAVFNFFGVLLGGLSVAYAIVHMLPTDLLLNMGSAHGLAMVFSMLLAAIIWNLGTWYFGLPASSSHTLIGAIIGIGLTNAMMTGTSVVDALNIPKVINIFGSLIISPIVGLVFAGGLIFLLRRYWSGTKKRARIHLTPAEREKKDGKKKPPFWTRIALILSAIGVAFSHGANDGQKGIGLVMLVLIGVAPAGFVVNMNASSYEITRTRDAINNVETYFEQRPDLLKAVTGVDQLIPSPEPGATEPTEFHCHPANTINALNRAKGMLANVESYDKLSVEQRSQLRRIMLCISDTTDKVVKLPGVSSDDQRLLKKLKTDMLSTIEYAPVWIIMAVALALGIGTMIGWRRVATTIGEKIGKKGMTYAQGMSAQMTAAVSIGLASYTGMPVSTTHVLSSSVAGTMVVDGGGLQRKTVTSILMAWVFTLPAAIILSGVLYWLSLKII from the coding sequence ATGCTACATTTGTTTGCTGGCCTGGATTTACATACCGGGCTTTTATTATTGCTTGCTCTGGCTTTTGTGCTGTTCTACGAAGCGATTAACGGCTTCCATGACACAGCCAATGCAGTCGCAACCGTGATTTACACCCGTGCGATGCGTTCGCAGCTGGCGGTTGTCATGGCGGCGGTGTTTAACTTTTTTGGCGTTTTGCTGGGGGGTCTCAGCGTGGCGTATGCCATTGTGCATATGCTACCGACGGATCTCCTGCTCAACATGGGTTCCGCGCACGGCCTCGCTATGGTCTTTTCCATGTTGCTGGCGGCGATTATCTGGAACCTCGGTACCTGGTATTTCGGGTTGCCGGCGTCCAGTTCCCACACGCTGATTGGCGCCATTATCGGCATCGGTTTAACCAATGCGATGATGACCGGCACGTCAGTGGTGGATGCGCTTAACATCCCGAAAGTTATCAATATTTTCGGTTCACTCATTATCTCCCCTATTGTCGGTCTGGTATTCGCCGGCGGTCTGATTTTCTTGCTGCGCCGCTACTGGAGCGGTACTAAGAAACGCGCCCGTATCCACCTGACGCCAGCCGAACGTGAAAAGAAAGACGGCAAGAAAAAGCCGCCGTTCTGGACGCGTATCGCGCTGATCCTCTCCGCTATCGGCGTGGCGTTTTCGCATGGCGCGAACGATGGTCAGAAAGGCATTGGCCTGGTCATGCTGGTGCTGATTGGCGTCGCGCCTGCGGGTTTCGTGGTCAATATGAATGCCTCCAGCTACGAAATCACCCGTACGCGCGATGCTATCAACAATGTCGAAACGTACTTTGAGCAGCGTCCTGACCTGCTGAAAGCCGTCACCGGCGTTGACCAACTGATTCCCTCTCCGGAACCGGGCGCGACTGAACCGACTGAATTCCACTGCCATCCGGCTAACACCATTAACGCGCTTAACCGTGCGAAAGGGATGCTGGCAAACGTGGAAAGCTACGACAAGTTAAGCGTTGAACAGCGTAGTCAGTTGCGTCGCATTATGCTGTGCATTTCCGACACGACCGACAAAGTCGTGAAATTGCCTGGCGTAAGCAGCGATGACCAGCGCCTGCTGAAAAAGCTGAAGACCGATATGTTAAGCACCATTGAGTATGCGCCAGTGTGGATCATTATGGCAGTGGCGTTGGCGCTGGGTATTGGTACGATGATCGGCTGGCGTCGCGTGGCGACCACTATCGGCGAGAAAATTGGTAAAAAAGGCATGACGTATGCGCAGGGAATGTCGGCGCAGATGACGGCGGCAGTCTCTATCGGTCTTGCCAGCTACACCGGTATGCCAGTTTCTACCACTCACGTACTCTCCTCTTCAGTGGCGGGAACCATGGTCGTTGATGGCGGCGGGTTGCAGCGTAAAACCGTGACCAGCATTCTGATGGCCTGGGTATTTACGTTACCGGCGGCGATTATTCTTTCCGGCGTGCTGTACTGGCTTTCCCTGAAGATTATTTAA
- the uspB gene encoding universal stress protein B (involved in stationary-phase resistance to ethanol; similar to E. coli orf, hypothetical protein (AAC76519.1); Blastp hit to AAC76519.1 (111 aa), 95% identity in aa 1 - 111) gives MISTVSLFWALCVVCIVNMARYFSSLRALLVVLRGCDPLLYQYVDGGGFFTTHGQPNKQVRLVWYIYAQRYRDHHDEEFIRRCERVRRQFLLTSALCGLVVVSLIALMIWH, from the coding sequence ATGATAAGCACCGTCTCACTATTCTGGGCTTTATGTGTCGTTTGCATTGTTAATATGGCGCGCTATTTCTCATCGCTACGCGCACTGTTAGTGGTACTTCGTGGTTGCGATCCTTTGCTCTATCAATATGTCGATGGCGGCGGCTTCTTTACCACGCATGGTCAGCCCAACAAACAGGTGCGCCTGGTATGGTATATCTACGCTCAGCGCTATCGCGATCATCATGATGAAGAATTTATTCGCCGTTGTGAACGCGTGCGCCGCCAGTTTCTGCTGACCAGCGCGTTATGCGGTTTGGTGGTGGTGAGCTTGATTGCGCTCATGATTTGGCACTGA
- the yhiP gene encoding putative POT family peptide transport protein (similar to E. coli putative transport protein (AAC76521.1); Blastp hit to AAC76521.1 (489 aa), 88% identity in aa 1 - 486) has product MNTTAPTGLLQQPRPFFMIFFVELWERFGYYGVQGILAVFFVKQLGFSQEQAFITFGAFAALVYGLISIGGYVGDHLLGTKRTLVLGAIVLAIGYFMTGMSLLNPDLIFIALGTIAVGNGLFKANPASLLSKCYQPKDPRLDGAFTLFYMSINIGSLLSLSLAPVIADKFGYAVTYNLCGAGLIVALLVYFACRGMVKNIGSEPDHKPLRFRNLLLVLLGTVVMIFLCAWLMHNVKIANLVLIVLSIVVTIFFFREAFRLDKTGRNKMFVAFILMIEAVLFYILYAQMPTSLNFFAINNVHHEILGFAINPVSFQALNPFWVVVASPVLAAIYTRLGSKGKDLTMPMKFTLGMFLCALGFLTAAAGMWFADAQGLTSPWFIVLVYLFQSLGELLISALGLAMVAALVPQHLMGFILGMWFLTQAAAFLLGGYVATFTAVPENITDPLQTLPIYTGVFSKIGLVTLAVTVVMAIMVPWLNRMINTPGTEQ; this is encoded by the coding sequence ATGAATACAACTGCACCTACGGGCTTGCTGCAGCAACCTCGTCCATTCTTCATGATCTTTTTTGTAGAATTATGGGAACGATTTGGCTATTACGGCGTCCAGGGCATCCTGGCGGTCTTTTTCGTTAAACAATTGGGTTTTTCTCAGGAACAGGCCTTTATTACCTTTGGCGCTTTTGCAGCACTGGTTTATGGCCTGATCTCCATCGGCGGCTATGTTGGCGACCATCTGTTAGGGACTAAACGCACCCTGGTCCTGGGCGCAATTGTGCTGGCGATTGGCTATTTTATGACCGGCATGTCGCTATTAAATCCCGATCTGATTTTTATCGCACTGGGTACGATTGCCGTGGGCAACGGGTTATTTAAAGCCAATCCCGCCAGCCTGCTCTCTAAATGCTATCAGCCTAAAGATCCCCGGCTGGATGGCGCTTTCACCCTGTTTTATATGTCGATTAACATCGGTTCTTTGTTATCGCTATCGCTGGCGCCGGTGATTGCCGATAAATTTGGCTATGCGGTGACCTATAATCTGTGCGGCGCTGGTTTAATTGTTGCGCTTCTGGTGTACTTCGCCTGCCGTGGCATGGTGAAAAATATCGGTTCTGAACCGGATCATAAACCGCTACGTTTTCGCAATTTGCTGCTGGTACTACTCGGCACCGTCGTCATGATTTTCCTCTGCGCCTGGCTGATGCACAACGTTAAGATTGCCAATCTGGTGCTCATCGTCCTTTCTATCGTCGTCACTATTTTCTTCTTTCGCGAAGCGTTTCGTCTGGATAAAACCGGCCGCAATAAAATGTTCGTGGCGTTTATTCTGATGATTGAAGCCGTGCTGTTTTACATTCTGTATGCGCAGATGCCTACCTCGCTGAACTTCTTTGCGATTAATAACGTGCATCATGAAATTCTTGGATTCGCCATTAACCCGGTGAGTTTTCAGGCGCTGAACCCATTCTGGGTGGTCGTCGCCAGTCCGGTACTGGCAGCGATTTACACCCGGCTGGGTAGCAAAGGCAAAGATCTGACTATGCCGATGAAGTTTACGCTCGGCATGTTCCTCTGCGCGCTGGGTTTTCTGACCGCCGCCGCCGGGATGTGGTTTGCCGATGCGCAAGGATTGACGTCGCCGTGGTTTATCGTGCTGGTGTATCTGTTCCAGAGTCTGGGCGAGTTGTTGATTAGCGCGCTGGGGCTGGCAATGGTCGCCGCTCTGGTGCCGCAGCATCTGATGGGCTTTATTCTGGGAATGTGGTTCCTGACCCAGGCCGCCGCCTTCCTGCTCGGCGGTTATGTGGCGACCTTCACTGCCGTACCGGAAAACATCACCGATCCGTTGCAGACGCTGCCCATTTATACCGGCGTCTTTAGCAAAATTGGTCTGGTAACGCTGGCGGTCACCGTGGTGATGGCCATTATGGTGCCGTGGTTAAACCGAATGATTAATACGCCAGGTACCGAACAGTAA
- the yhiN gene encoding putative periplasmic protein (similar to E. coli orf, hypothetical protein (AAC76517.1); Blastp hit to AAC76517.1 (400 aa), 88% identity in aa 1 - 398), translating to MERFDAVIIGAGAAGMFCAAQAGQAGSRVLLIDNGKKPGRKILMSGGGRCNFTNLYVEPAAYLSQNPHFCKSALARYTQWDFIDLVDRYGIAWHEKTLGQLFCDDSAQRIVDMLVAECDKGGVTMRLRSEVLSVERDESGFILALNGETVTTQKLVIASGGLSMPGLGASPFGYKIAEQFGLRVLPTRAGLVPFTLHKPLLEQLQTLSGVSVPCVITARNGTVFRENLLFTHRGLSGPAVLQISSYWQPGELVSINLLPDLSLEDVLNEQRNAHPNQSLKNTLAMHLPKRLVECLQQLGQIPDVSLRQLNVRDQQALVDTLTAWQVQPNGTEGYRTAEVTLGGVDTNELSSRTMEARRVPGLYFIGEVMDVTGWLGGYNFQWAWSSAWACAQDLAAKR from the coding sequence GTGGAAAGGTTTGATGCCGTTATTATAGGCGCTGGCGCAGCGGGCATGTTTTGCGCCGCGCAGGCAGGACAGGCGGGTAGCCGCGTGCTGCTCATCGATAATGGCAAGAAGCCAGGACGTAAAATCCTCATGTCCGGCGGTGGGCGCTGCAACTTTACTAATCTTTATGTTGAGCCTGCTGCGTATTTGAGCCAGAACCCCCATTTTTGTAAATCAGCGTTAGCCCGCTATACCCAGTGGGATTTTATCGATCTGGTCGACAGGTATGGGATAGCCTGGCATGAGAAAACGCTGGGACAGCTTTTTTGCGATGATTCCGCCCAACGCATTGTCGATATGCTGGTTGCCGAGTGCGACAAAGGCGGCGTAACGATGCGCCTGCGTAGCGAGGTATTGAGCGTCGAGCGTGATGAGTCGGGTTTCATACTGGCGTTGAACGGCGAGACGGTGACTACGCAAAAGCTGGTGATTGCCAGCGGCGGCCTGTCGATGCCGGGGCTTGGCGCATCGCCGTTTGGCTATAAAATCGCCGAACAGTTTGGTCTCAGAGTGTTGCCGACGCGCGCCGGGCTGGTGCCCTTTACGCTACATAAGCCGCTGTTAGAACAGCTCCAGACGCTGTCTGGCGTCTCTGTGCCCTGCGTGATTACCGCCCGCAATGGCACGGTATTTCGGGAAAACCTACTTTTTACCCATCGTGGGCTGTCCGGCCCCGCCGTTTTACAGATTTCCAGCTACTGGCAACCGGGCGAGTTAGTGAGCATTAACTTATTGCCGGATCTCTCGCTGGAAGACGTTCTCAATGAACAGCGTAACGCGCACCCGAACCAGAGTCTGAAGAACACGCTGGCGATGCATCTGCCGAAACGGTTGGTGGAGTGTTTACAACAGTTGGGGCAGATCCCGGATGTATCGCTCAGGCAGTTGAACGTTCGTGACCAGCAGGCGTTGGTTGACACGCTTACGGCCTGGCAAGTGCAGCCTAACGGCACCGAAGGCTATCGGACAGCGGAAGTGACGCTGGGCGGCGTGGATACAAACGAACTATCATCGCGGACTATGGAAGCGCGCCGCGTGCCGGGTCTCTATTTTATTGGCGAAGTGATGGACGTCACCGGCTGGTTGGGCGGCTATAACTTCCAGTGGGCCTGGTCGAGCGCCTGGGCCTGTGCGCAGGATTTGGCGGCAAAACGCTAA
- the prlC gene encoding oligopeptidase A (oligopeptidase A. (SW:OPDA_SALTY)), translated as MTNPLLTSFSLPPFSAIKPEHVVPAVTKALADCRAAVEGVVAHGAPYSWENLCQPLAEADDVLGRIFSPISHLNSVKNSPELREAYEQTLPLLSEYSTWVGQHEGLYNAYRDLRDGDHYATLNTAQKKAVDNALRDFELSGIGLPKEKQQRYGEIATRLSELGNQYSNNVLDATMGWTKLITDEAELAGMPESALAAAKAQAEAKEQEGYLLTLDIPSYLPVMTYCDNQALREEMYRAYSTRASDQGPNAGKWDNSPVMEEILALRHELAQLLGFENYAHESLATKMAENPQQVLDFLTDLAKRARPQGEKELAQLRAFAKAEFGVEELQPWDIAYYSEKQKQHLYSISDEQLRPYFPENKAVNGLFEVVKRIYGITAKERTDVDVWHPEVRFFELYDENNELRGSFYLDLYAREHKRGGAWMDDCVGQMRKADGTLQKPVAYLTCNFNRPVNGKPALFTHDEVITLFHEFGHGLHHMLTRIETAGVSGISGVPWDAVELPSQFMENWCWEPEALAFISGHYETGEPLPKELLDKMLAAKNYQAALFILRQLEFGLFDFRLHAEFNPQQGAKILETLFEIKKQVAVVPSPTWGRFPHAFSHIFAGGYAAGYYSYLWADVLAADAYSRFEEEGIFNRETGQSFLDNILTRGGSEEPMELFKRFRGREPQLDAMLEHYGIKG; from the coding sequence ATGACCAATCCATTACTAACGTCTTTTTCACTGCCGCCTTTTTCTGCAATTAAACCGGAGCATGTGGTGCCTGCGGTCACCAAAGCGTTGGCCGATTGCCGGGCGGCGGTAGAAGGCGTTGTGGCGCATGGCGCGCCGTATAGCTGGGAAAACCTCTGCCAGCCGTTGGCGGAAGCCGACGATGTTCTGGGGCGTATTTTCTCGCCAATTAGCCACTTAAACTCGGTGAAAAATAGTCCGGAGCTGCGTGAAGCCTACGAACAGACGCTGCCGCTGCTGTCGGAATACAGCACCTGGGTTGGCCAGCATGAAGGGTTGTACAACGCGTACCGCGACCTGCGCGACGGCGATCATTACGCCACTCTGAATACCGCGCAGAAGAAAGCGGTTGATAACGCGCTGCGTGATTTTGAACTGTCCGGCATCGGCCTGCCGAAAGAGAAACAGCAGCGTTACGGCGAAATCGCCACTCGCCTGTCTGAGCTGGGCAACCAGTACAGCAATAATGTGCTCGATGCCACTATGGGCTGGACGAAGCTCATCACCGATGAAGCCGAGCTGGCGGGAATGCCGGAAAGCGCTCTGGCGGCAGCTAAAGCCCAGGCGGAAGCCAAAGAGCAGGAAGGTTACCTGCTGACCCTGGATATCCCGAGCTATCTGCCGGTCATGACCTACTGCGACAACCAGGCGTTGCGCGAAGAGATGTATCGCGCCTATTCCACTCGCGCCTCCGATCAGGGGCCGAACGCCGGTAAGTGGGATAACAGCCCGGTGATGGAAGAAATTCTTGCGCTGCGCCATGAACTGGCGCAACTGCTGGGCTTCGAAAATTATGCCCATGAATCGCTGGCCACCAAAATGGCGGAAAATCCGCAGCAGGTGCTCGATTTCTTAACCGATTTGGCGAAACGCGCCCGTCCGCAGGGGGAAAAAGAGCTGGCCCAGCTGCGCGCCTTCGCCAAAGCCGAATTTGGCGTTGAGGAGCTGCAACCGTGGGATATCGCGTACTACAGTGAAAAGCAAAAACAGCACCTGTACAGCATCAGCGATGAGCAGCTACGTCCGTACTTCCCGGAAAACAAAGCCGTGAATGGCCTGTTTGAAGTGGTGAAACGTATTTACGGCATCACTGCCAAAGAGCGTACTGACGTTGATGTCTGGCACCCGGAAGTGCGTTTCTTTGAACTGTATGACGAAAATAACGAGCTGCGCGGCAGCTTCTACCTTGACCTGTACGCGCGCGAACACAAACGCGGCGGGGCGTGGATGGACGACTGTGTCGGCCAGATGCGTAAAGCGGACGGCACATTGCAAAAGCCGGTCGCTTATCTGACCTGTAATTTCAACCGTCCGGTGAACGGTAAACCCGCTCTGTTTACCCATGACGAAGTGATCACCCTGTTCCACGAGTTTGGTCATGGCCTGCATCATATGCTGACCCGCATTGAGACCGCCGGGGTCTCCGGTATCAGCGGCGTGCCGTGGGACGCGGTCGAACTGCCAAGTCAGTTTATGGAAAACTGGTGCTGGGAGCCGGAAGCGCTGGCGTTTATCTCCGGCCACTATGAGACCGGCGAACCGCTGCCGAAGGAACTGCTGGATAAAATGCTGGCGGCGAAAAACTATCAGGCGGCGCTGTTTATTCTGCGTCAGCTGGAGTTCGGTCTGTTTGATTTCCGTCTGCATGCGGAATTTAATCCACAGCAAGGAGCGAAAATTCTTGAGACGCTCTTTGAAATTAAAAAACAGGTCGCCGTGGTGCCGTCACCGACATGGGGTCGCTTTCCACATGCGTTCAGCCATATCTTTGCTGGCGGCTATGCGGCAGGCTACTACAGCTATCTGTGGGCCGACGTACTGGCGGCGGACGCTTATTCCCGCTTTGAGGAGGAAGGCATTTTCAACCGTGAGACCGGTCAGTCGTTCCTTGATAACATCCTGACTCGCGGTGGTTCTGAAGAGCCGATGGAACTCTTTAAACGCTTCCGTGGCCGTGAACCACAACTGGACGCGATGCTGGAGCATTACGGGATTAAAGGCTGA
- the yhiQ gene encoding putative SAM-dependent methyltransferase (hypothetical 27.4 Kda protein in uspA-prlC intergenic region. (SW:YHIQ_SALTY)), with product MQICLMDETGATDGALSVLAARWGLEHDEDNPMALVMTPQHLELRKRDEPKLGGIFVDFVGGAMAHRRKFGGGRGEAVAKAVGIKGDYLPDVVDATAGLGRDAFVLASVGCRVRMLERNPVVAALLDDGLTRGYADADIGGWLQERLQLIHASSLTALTDITPRPQVVYLDPMFPHRQKSALVKKEMRVFQSLVGPDLDADGLLEPARQLATKRVVVKRPDYAPPLADVATPNAIVTKGHRFDIYAGTPLTE from the coding sequence GTGCAAATCTGCTTAATGGATGAAACGGGCGCCACAGACGGCGCCTTATCTGTTCTGGCTGCCCGCTGGGGACTGGAGCATGACGAAGACAACCCGATGGCGCTGGTGATGACGCCGCAACATCTGGAGCTGCGCAAGCGCGACGAACCGAAGCTCGGCGGTATTTTCGTCGATTTTGTCGGCGGCGCGATGGCGCACCGGCGCAAGTTCGGCGGCGGGCGCGGCGAAGCGGTGGCGAAAGCCGTCGGTATCAAAGGCGATTACCTGCCGGATGTGGTTGATGCCACGGCCGGACTGGGGCGCGATGCGTTTGTGCTGGCGTCCGTCGGTTGCCGCGTGCGGATGCTGGAGCGTAACCCGGTGGTTGCCGCGCTGCTCGATGACGGTCTGACGCGCGGCTACGCCGATGCGGACATTGGCGGCTGGCTTCAGGAGCGTTTGCAGTTGATTCATGCTTCCAGCCTGACGGCGTTGACCGATATCACGCCGCGCCCGCAGGTGGTCTACCTCGATCCGATGTTTCCTCACCGGCAGAAAAGCGCGCTGGTGAAGAAAGAGATGCGGGTGTTTCAGTCGTTGGTGGGGCCGGATTTAGACGCCGACGGACTGCTGGAACCGGCGCGTCAGTTGGCGACCAAACGCGTGGTGGTTAAACGTCCCGATTATGCGCCGCCGCTGGCGGATGTCGCGACGCCCAACGCCATCGTCACCAAAGGGCATCGGTTTGATATTTATGCCGGAACCCCTCTGACGGAGTAA
- the yhiI gene encoding hypothetical protein (similar to E. coli putative membrane protein (AAC76512.1); Blastp hit to AAC76512.1 (355 aa), 87% identity in aa 1 - 355), whose amino-acid sequence MDKMKRHLVWWGAGILVAVAAIAWWMLRPAGIPEGFAASNGRIEATEVDIATKIAGRIDTILVSEGQFVRQGEVLAKMDTRVLQEQRLEAIAQIKEAESAVAAARALLEQRQSEMRAAQSVVKQREAELDSVSKRHVRSRSLSQRGAVSVQQLDDDRAAAESARAALETAKAQVSAAKAAIEAARTSIIQAQTRVEAAQATERRIVADIDDSELKAPRDGRVQYRVAEPGEVLSAGGRVLNMVDLSDVYMTFFLPTEQAGLLKIGGEARLVLDAAPDLRIPATISFVASVAQFTPKTVETHDERLKLMFRVKARIPPELLRQHLEYVKTGLPGMAWVRLDERVPWPDALSVRLSQ is encoded by the coding sequence ATGGACAAAATGAAGCGTCATCTGGTGTGGTGGGGAGCGGGGATTCTTGTGGCGGTGGCCGCGATAGCCTGGTGGATGCTGCGCCCTGCGGGAATACCGGAGGGGTTTGCCGCCAGCAACGGCAGAATTGAAGCCACCGAAGTGGATATTGCCACTAAGATTGCCGGGCGTATTGATACCATCCTCGTTTCGGAAGGGCAGTTCGTTCGTCAGGGCGAGGTGCTGGCGAAAATGGATACCCGCGTGCTGCAGGAGCAGCGGCTGGAGGCGATTGCGCAGATTAAAGAGGCCGAAAGCGCGGTTGCCGCCGCCCGTGCCTTGCTGGAGCAACGCCAGAGTGAAATGCGCGCCGCGCAGTCGGTCGTCAAACAGCGGGAAGCTGAGCTGGACTCCGTCTCTAAACGTCACGTGCGTTCCCGTTCGCTGTCGCAGCGTGGCGCGGTATCTGTACAACAGTTAGATGACGATCGCGCGGCGGCGGAAAGCGCGCGCGCCGCCCTGGAGACCGCCAAAGCGCAGGTATCTGCGGCAAAAGCGGCGATTGAGGCGGCGCGTACCAGTATTATCCAGGCGCAAACGCGCGTGGAAGCGGCGCAGGCGACCGAGCGGCGTATTGTCGCCGACATCGACGACAGCGAATTAAAAGCGCCGCGCGATGGACGCGTGCAGTACCGCGTTGCGGAGCCGGGCGAAGTGTTATCGGCTGGCGGCCGGGTGTTGAACATGGTCGATCTCAGCGACGTTTATATGACATTTTTCCTGCCGACCGAACAGGCTGGGTTGTTGAAGATCGGCGGCGAAGCGCGACTGGTGCTGGACGCCGCGCCGGATCTGCGTATTCCGGCGACGATCAGTTTTGTCGCCAGCGTGGCGCAGTTCACGCCCAAAACCGTGGAAACCCACGATGAACGGCTGAAGCTGATGTTCCGCGTCAAAGCGCGTATTCCGCCAGAGCTGCTGCGACAGCATCTGGAATATGTCAAAACCGGTTTGCCGGGAATGGCCTGGGTTCGTCTGGATGAGCGCGTGCCCTGGCCTGACGCTCTAAGCGTGAGGCTGTCGCAATGA
- a CDS encoding putative phosphatase has protein sequence MKLHITVLASSLALAMPALAKDIPLSQAESIAKSVTPDSASVAFNDLEAQWLTQLRKALQGDTAALTRDALAQMRQNSIQADNAWLQASGYDFHTTENQQMGITLLSAFNTLPEAVLKDNLATVTAINHDADVNTRHQALADAESVEYLYFLSDAMGPRLGRAFLAAYDKGELGKAAALIKASEVSTGAAKKYFHYPRPYQVPGNTIHLTPDDVVVKDGHPYTAGGGAFPSGHTNTGYTDALLMAEMIPERFDALVIRGARYGYSRLVLGVHYPLDVMGARMVAQRNVAHYLNDPYYRTLFNEARAQLREALVKECGTTIVECAASTGKDDPYRDPAMHTFYRFTMTYNLPQQKGEHQPLKIPKGADVLLQTALPNLSPAQRQALMEETALPAGYPLSGETEDQQFWQRLDLSAAYEMARKTR, from the coding sequence ATGAAACTACACATTACTGTACTGGCGTCATCTCTGGCGCTGGCGATGCCGGCACTGGCGAAAGATATTCCCCTGTCCCAGGCGGAGTCGATAGCGAAAAGCGTGACGCCCGACTCGGCGAGCGTCGCCTTTAATGACCTTGAGGCTCAATGGCTGACACAGTTGCGTAAGGCATTACAAGGCGATACCGCCGCGTTGACTCGCGACGCCCTGGCTCAGATGCGACAGAATTCCATCCAGGCGGATAATGCCTGGTTACAGGCTAGCGGTTATGATTTTCATACTACTGAGAATCAACAGATGGGGATTACCCTACTTTCCGCCTTCAATACATTGCCGGAAGCAGTATTGAAAGACAATCTGGCGACGGTGACGGCGATTAATCACGATGCCGATGTTAATACCCGTCACCAGGCGCTGGCGGATGCGGAAAGCGTGGAGTATCTCTATTTCCTGAGCGACGCAATGGGGCCGCGGCTGGGGCGGGCATTTCTCGCCGCTTATGATAAAGGTGAGTTGGGCAAAGCGGCGGCGTTGATTAAAGCCTCGGAAGTCAGCACCGGCGCGGCGAAAAAATATTTTCATTACCCGCGTCCTTACCAGGTGCCGGGTAATACTATCCATTTGACGCCGGATGATGTGGTGGTAAAAGATGGTCATCCTTATACCGCAGGTGGCGGTGCTTTCCCCAGCGGACACACGAATACCGGTTATACGGATGCGCTGTTGATGGCGGAAATGATCCCGGAACGCTTTGATGCGCTGGTGATTCGTGGCGCGCGTTATGGCTATTCTCGCCTGGTCCTTGGCGTACACTATCCGCTGGATGTGATGGGCGCGCGGATGGTCGCGCAGCGTAATGTCGCGCATTATCTTAACGATCCGTATTACCGTACGTTATTCAACGAAGCTCGCGCTCAACTGCGTGAGGCGCTGGTGAAAGAGTGCGGTACGACGATTGTCGAATGCGCGGCATCGACCGGAAAAGACGATCCGTACCGCGATCCGGCCATGCATACCTTCTACCGCTTCACCATGACTTATAACCTGCCGCAACAGAAAGGCGAGCATCAGCCGTTGAAAATACCAAAAGGCGCCGATGTTCTGCTACAGACAGCGCTGCCGAACCTGTCGCCAGCGCAGCGTCAGGCGTTAATGGAAGAGACGGCGTTACCGGCAGGATATCCGTTGTCGGGCGAGACCGAGGATCAACAGTTCTGGCAGCGTCTGGATCTGTCCGCTGCTTACGAGATGGCGAGAAAAACGCGCTGA
- the uspA gene encoding universal stress protein A (similar to E. coli universal stress protein; broad regulatory function? (AAC76520.1); Blastp hit to AAC76520.1 (144 aa), 99% identity in aa 1 - 144), giving the protein MAYKHILIAVDLSPESKVLVEKAVSMARPYNAKISLIHVDVNYSDLYTGLIDVNLGDMQKRISEETHHALTELSTNAGYPITETLSGSGDLGQVLVDAIKKYDMDLVVCGHHQDFWSKLMSSARQLINTVHVDMLIVPLRDEEE; this is encoded by the coding sequence ATGGCTTATAAACACATTCTTATCGCAGTTGATCTCTCCCCGGAAAGTAAAGTTCTGGTTGAAAAAGCGGTCTCTATGGCGCGCCCCTACAACGCGAAAATCTCCCTCATCCACGTTGATGTGAACTATTCTGACCTGTACACCGGTCTGATTGACGTCAATCTGGGCGATATGCAGAAACGTATCTCCGAAGAAACCCACCACGCGCTGACCGAGCTGTCTACCAACGCTGGCTACCCTATCACTGAAACCCTGAGCGGTAGCGGCGATTTGGGCCAGGTGCTGGTTGATGCCATCAAGAAATACGATATGGATCTGGTCGTTTGCGGTCATCACCAGGACTTCTGGAGCAAACTGATGTCTTCTGCGCGCCAGCTGATCAACACCGTTCACGTTGACATGCTGATTGTGCCGCTGCGCGACGAAGAAGAGTAA